In the genome of Pseudomonas sp. P5_109, one region contains:
- a CDS encoding biotin-dependent carboxyltransferase family protein, which yields MIKVLKPGLATSVQDLGREGYYHLGIPPSGALDQYALSAANQLVGNPAGAAALECTLLGPELEFQQDALVAVCGAYMTAKVDGVDMHHDTAFTVKAGQVLRFDFPKAGARAYLAVAGGIDVPLVLGSRSTYALGALGGFQGRRLVAGDQLPVGVASGKSRAGASLPMALRQSLGGEITLRVVPGLYYERLTASAADSFFAEAWTVGSEADRIGYRFKGGSALSFQPREQPFGAGSDPSNIVDSCYPIGSIQVPAGLEPIVLHRDAVSGGGYAMIGTVISADLDLIGQMQPNQKARFVAVTLEEALQARRSYKKKLSCLSKLFPS from the coding sequence ATGATCAAGGTACTCAAACCCGGTCTCGCCACATCGGTGCAGGACCTGGGACGCGAAGGCTATTACCACTTGGGTATCCCGCCTTCCGGTGCGCTCGATCAGTACGCGTTGAGCGCAGCCAACCAGTTGGTCGGTAACCCGGCGGGCGCGGCGGCGCTCGAATGCACACTGCTCGGCCCTGAGCTGGAATTCCAGCAAGACGCCTTGGTGGCGGTGTGCGGTGCGTACATGACGGCCAAAGTCGATGGTGTGGACATGCATCACGACACCGCGTTCACCGTCAAGGCCGGGCAAGTGCTGCGCTTCGATTTTCCCAAGGCCGGGGCCAGGGCCTATCTGGCAGTCGCCGGTGGCATCGATGTGCCGCTGGTGCTCGGCAGCCGCTCGACCTATGCGTTGGGTGCGCTGGGTGGTTTTCAGGGCCGTCGCCTGGTTGCCGGGGATCAATTGCCGGTCGGGGTTGCCAGTGGTAAAAGCCGCGCCGGCGCCAGCTTGCCCATGGCCTTGCGTCAGTCGTTGGGTGGCGAAATCACGCTGCGCGTGGTTCCGGGCTTGTATTACGAGCGTCTGACGGCGTCAGCGGCCGACAGCTTTTTCGCCGAAGCCTGGACCGTGGGCTCGGAAGCCGACCGTATCGGTTATCGCTTCAAGGGCGGTAGCGCACTGAGCTTTCAACCACGTGAACAACCGTTCGGCGCCGGCTCCGATCCGTCGAACATCGTCGACAGTTGCTACCCGATTGGCTCGATCCAGGTCCCGGCCGGGCTCGAACCCATCGTGTTGCACCGCGACGCGGTGTCCGGTGGCGGCTACGCGATGATTGGCACGGTGATCAGTGCGGACCTCGACCTGATCGGCCAGATGCAACCCAACCAAAAGGCCCGTTTTGTTGCGGTCACACTCGAAGAGGCGCTGCAAGCGCGACGTTCCTACAAGAAAAAACTCAGCTGCCTGAGCAAGCTGTTCCCTTCCTGA
- a CDS encoding 5-oxoprolinase subunit B family protein, with translation MSNPIRYSFGADEHLFAEVSDSMSLEAFFKGMAVTRAVERLALDGVLDVCLANASFQIRFDPDRIDPYALLEAVKGAEAEAVAERTLHTRIIEIPVLYNDPWTHETLMRFRDRHQDPSATDLEYAARINGLADVEAFIAAHSGAPWFVSMVGFVAGLPFMFQMVERERQLQVPKYLRPRTDTPKLTLGHGGCFGCIYSVRGAGGYQMFGVTPAPIYDPQQSLSYLKEHMVFFRPGDIVQFKPMDREAYDQAVAEVEAGRFDLRIRSVEFSLDAFLADPVGYPKSLQEVLA, from the coding sequence ATGAGCAATCCAATCCGTTACAGCTTTGGCGCCGATGAACATTTGTTTGCCGAAGTCAGCGACAGCATGTCCCTGGAAGCGTTCTTCAAGGGCATGGCGGTGACGCGTGCGGTCGAGCGCCTGGCCCTCGACGGGGTACTGGATGTGTGCCTGGCCAATGCATCGTTCCAGATTCGTTTTGATCCGGACCGTATCGACCCTTACGCGCTGCTCGAAGCGGTCAAGGGCGCCGAAGCCGAGGCCGTCGCCGAACGCACCCTGCACACGCGGATCATCGAGATTCCGGTGCTGTACAACGATCCGTGGACCCACGAAACACTGATGCGTTTTCGCGACCGCCACCAGGACCCGAGCGCCACGGATCTGGAATACGCCGCACGGATCAATGGCCTGGCGGATGTCGAAGCGTTCATCGCCGCCCACAGTGGTGCGCCGTGGTTTGTCTCGATGGTCGGTTTTGTCGCGGGCCTGCCGTTCATGTTTCAGATGGTCGAGCGCGAGCGTCAGTTGCAGGTGCCCAAGTACCTGCGGCCACGCACCGATACGCCGAAACTGACCCTGGGTCACGGCGGCTGTTTTGGCTGCATCTATTCGGTACGCGGCGCCGGTGGCTATCAGATGTTCGGCGTCACGCCGGCGCCGATCTACGACCCGCAACAGAGCCTGAGTTACCTCAAGGAACACATGGTGTTTTTCCGTCCGGGTGACATCGTGCAGTTCAAACCGATGGATCGCGAGGCCTATGACCAGGCTGTCGCCGAGGTGGAAGCAGGGCGTTTTGATCTGCGGATTCGTTCGGTGGAATTCTCGCTGGATGCGTTTCTGGCCGATCCCGTTGGCTATCCCAAGTCGTTGCAGGAGGTGCTGGCATGA